From the Acidilutibacter cellobiosedens genome, one window contains:
- a CDS encoding TIGR03960 family B12-binding radical SAM protein, which produces MEKLDKILPIVEKPARYIGMELNSVKKDLNNINVKFAFAFPDVYEVGMSHLGLHIIYNLLNKEDDIACERVFAPWPDMENGMRREGIPLFTLENKVPINEFDFVGFTLQYEMSYTNIINMLDLGGIPIISEDRTEEDPFIIAGGPCAYNPEPLWEIMDFFVMGESEEAFFEITEKFKKWKKESKSRDEFLREVCLIEGVYVPKFYEVSYNDNGTVREFIPKYNNVPSKVKKRIIKNLDNVYYPDKLIVPYIDIVHDRVPVEIFRGCSRGCRFCQAGMIYRPVREKKVDTIVRTAEELILKTGYDNVSLTSLSSCDYSQLENLIKILMKKFEKDDVGVSLPSLRLDSFQLDVIQEIEKVRKTGLTFAPEAGSQRLRDVINKGVTEEDLIRTSTYAFSEGWSSIKLYFMIGLPTETDEDILGIKDLSYKVKDLFFATPSERRKGNLRITTSAACFVPKPFTPFQWVGQNSLDEFNRKISLLRNSIRDKKVTFNYHDPKLSYLEAILARGDRKIGKVLIRAWEKGCKFDGWGNLFKFDKWMEAFKEMNIDGDFYALRERKTDEVLPWDFIDIGVSKKYLIREYEKSLKGELTKDCRLACNDCGIKESFSGGVCD; this is translated from the coding sequence GTGGAGAAATTGGATAAGATTCTTCCTATAGTAGAAAAACCTGCAAGATATATAGGAATGGAATTGAATTCCGTTAAAAAGGATTTAAACAATATAAATGTCAAATTTGCATTTGCTTTTCCAGATGTTTATGAAGTTGGAATGTCTCATTTAGGCCTTCATATTATTTATAATTTATTGAACAAAGAAGATGATATTGCCTGCGAAAGGGTGTTTGCCCCTTGGCCTGATATGGAAAATGGAATGAGGCGAGAAGGGATTCCCCTGTTTACTCTTGAAAACAAGGTTCCTATAAATGAATTTGATTTTGTAGGATTTACCCTTCAATATGAAATGAGCTATACCAATATTATCAATATGCTTGATCTTGGCGGTATTCCTATAATTTCGGAAGACAGGACAGAGGAAGATCCTTTTATTATAGCCGGCGGGCCTTGTGCTTATAACCCGGAACCTTTGTGGGAAATAATGGATTTTTTTGTTATGGGGGAAAGTGAAGAAGCTTTTTTTGAGATAACCGAAAAATTTAAAAAGTGGAAAAAGGAAAGTAAATCAAGAGATGAATTTTTAAGAGAAGTTTGCTTAATAGAGGGAGTATATGTTCCTAAATTCTATGAAGTTTCTTATAATGATAACGGAACAGTAAGAGAATTTATACCTAAGTATAATAATGTTCCTTCTAAAGTTAAAAAAAGAATAATCAAGAATCTTGATAATGTATATTATCCCGATAAGTTGATAGTTCCATATATAGATATAGTACATGACAGAGTACCTGTTGAAATATTTAGAGGCTGCAGCAGAGGCTGCAGGTTTTGTCAGGCAGGAATGATATATAGGCCTGTAAGAGAAAAAAAAGTAGATACTATTGTAAGAACTGCAGAAGAACTAATATTAAAAACCGGATATGATAATGTTTCACTTACTTCCTTGAGTTCCTGTGATTATTCTCAGCTGGAAAATCTGATTAAAATACTTATGAAAAAATTCGAAAAGGATGATGTTGGAGTATCCCTTCCGTCTTTAAGATTGGATTCTTTCCAATTAGATGTAATACAAGAAATCGAAAAAGTAAGGAAAACGGGTTTGACTTTTGCTCCGGAAGCAGGAAGTCAAAGGCTTAGAGATGTAATTAATAAGGGAGTGACAGAAGAAGACCTTATAAGGACATCCACTTATGCTTTTAGTGAGGGCTGGTCATCCATTAAGCTGTATTTTATGATTGGACTTCCCACCGAGACGGATGAGGATATCCTGGGAATAAAGGATTTATCTTATAAAGTAAAGGACTTGTTTTTTGCTACACCTTCCGAAAGGAGAAAAGGAAATTTGAGAATCACTACAAGTGCCGCGTGTTTTGTACCAAAGCCTTTTACACCTTTTCAGTGGGTGGGACAGAATTCCTTAGATGAATTTAACAGAAAAATTTCCTTATTGAGAAATAGTATAAGGGATAAGAAGGTAACATTTAATTATCATGACCCTAAGTTGAGTTATTTAGAAGCAATTCTTGCCAGAGGAGACAGAAAAATAGGTAAGGTCTTAATAAGGGCTTGGGAAAAAGGATGTAAGTTTGATGGTTGGGGTAATTTATTTAAATTTGATAAATGGATGGAAGCCTTTAAAGAAATGAATATAGATGGAGATTTTTATGCATTGAGAGAAAGAAAAACCGATGAGGTGCTTCCTTGGGATTTTATAGATATAGGGGTATCAAAGAAATATCTGATTAGGGAGTATGAAAAATCTCTAAAGGGCGAATTGACAAAAGATTGTAGATTAGCCTGCAACGATTGCGGAATCAAAGAAAGTTTTTCGGGTGGTGTATGTGATTGA
- the minD gene encoding septum site-determining protein MinD, producing the protein MGKVIVVTSGKGGVGKTTTTANIGTGLALLEKKVVVVDSDIGLRNLDVVMGLENRIVYDIVDVVEKVCRLKQGLIRDKRYEGLYLLPAAQTKDKTAINPEQMLELCNNLKEEFEYVIIDSPAGIEQGFQNAIAGADEAIVVTTPEISAVRDADRVIGLLESKGLHNPRLIVNRIRQDMVKKGDMMNIDDIIDILAIELLGVVPDDEAIVISTNKGEPVVTDQNARSGMAYRNIARRILGEKVDFLDLNTDEGKFNKILKILFGR; encoded by the coding sequence ATGGGCAAAGTTATTGTTGTGACATCTGGTAAAGGAGGAGTAGGTAAAACTACTACCACAGCAAATATAGGTACTGGATTAGCATTACTTGAAAAGAAAGTAGTAGTAGTGGATTCAGATATAGGACTGAGGAATCTTGACGTAGTAATGGGATTGGAGAATAGAATTGTTTATGATATAGTAGACGTAGTAGAAAAAGTTTGCAGATTAAAGCAAGGGTTAATAAGAGATAAAAGATATGAGGGTTTATATCTTCTTCCTGCTGCTCAAACGAAGGATAAAACCGCAATAAATCCTGAACAAATGTTGGAACTATGTAATAATTTAAAAGAAGAATTTGAATATGTAATAATAGATTCTCCTGCCGGTATCGAACAGGGATTTCAAAATGCAATTGCAGGAGCGGATGAAGCTATTGTTGTAACTACACCGGAAATATCAGCGGTAAGAGATGCAGATAGAGTAATAGGTTTGTTGGAATCAAAGGGCTTACATAATCCAAGGCTTATAGTTAACAGAATTCGCCAAGATATGGTTAAAAAGGGAGATATGATGAATATTGATGATATAATAGACATTTTGGCAATTGAGCTTTTAGGGGTTGTTCCAGATGACGAAGCCATAGTTATTTCTACTAACAAAGGTGAGCCGGTAGTTACTGATCAAAATGCTCGTTCAGGGATGGCCTATAGAAATATTGCAAGAAGAATACTCGGAGAGAAAGTAGATTTTCTTGATTTAAATACCGATGAGGGAAAATTTAATAAAATATTGAAAATTCTTTTTGGAAGGTAA
- the minE gene encoding cell division topological specificity factor MinE, whose translation MDLLRFFSKSSSNSKNIAKERLKLVLVHDRGDLSPKFLEMIKGDIIRVISEYVEIDKDGLDIKMTRTRRETDNMPIPALVANIPILKIKNKS comes from the coding sequence TTGGATTTATTAAGATTTTTTAGTAAAAGTAGCTCGAACAGTAAAAACATTGCTAAAGAGAGATTAAAACTTGTTTTAGTACATGATAGAGGAGATTTGTCGCCTAAATTTCTTGAAATGATTAAAGGAGATATAATAAGGGTAATCTCTGAATATGTAGAAATTGATAAGGACGGATTGGATATCAAGATGACAAGAACCAGGAGGGAAACTGATAATATGCCTATTCCGGCATTGGTAGCCAACATTCCCATATTAAAGATTAAAAATAAATCATAA
- a CDS encoding Rne/Rng family ribonuclease: MNYILIYYNNKKTEVAILEEDKLVEYYIEEEPEDEIVGNIYRGRVKNVLLGMEAAFVDIGIGKNAYLYIKDVIPKPMISSGKNVSIGEALKAGQEIIVQVVKESFQNKGPKVTTHITIPGKYLVLTPFNNRINISKKIEDKEEIRRLFNIAKEIKVEGIGMILRTASMGADKEEIKKELKFLMGIWRRIEMEKNFLPCPKLLYKEMDITQRIVRDVILNNMDNVIVNDRKIYKSISKLVKSVSADLTDKIILDENLDIMSFKNVGEELSRALKRTVKLKSGGYIVIDETEALTAIDVNTGKYTGDLSLESTVFNTNMEAAEEIGKQIRLRDIGGIIVIDFIDMRNKKDINLVMEKMKEVLKKDRTKTNLYGITNLGLVEMTRKKARNTLSSKLTSICPMCGGRGRI, translated from the coding sequence ATGAATTATATCTTAATATATTATAATAACAAAAAAACCGAGGTAGCCATATTGGAAGAGGATAAATTAGTTGAATATTATATAGAAGAAGAACCGGAAGATGAAATTGTGGGAAATATATACAGGGGAAGAGTGAAAAATGTACTTCTGGGTATGGAAGCAGCATTTGTTGATATAGGAATTGGTAAGAATGCTTATTTATATATAAAAGACGTAATTCCCAAACCCATGATTTCTTCCGGTAAAAATGTTTCCATTGGGGAAGCGTTAAAGGCAGGGCAAGAAATAATAGTTCAGGTAGTTAAAGAATCATTTCAAAACAAGGGACCTAAGGTTACAACTCATATTACTATTCCCGGGAAGTATTTGGTCCTTACTCCTTTTAATAATAGAATAAATATATCTAAAAAAATAGAGGACAAAGAGGAAATAAGAAGGCTTTTTAATATAGCTAAGGAGATTAAAGTTGAAGGTATCGGGATGATCTTGAGAACGGCTTCTATGGGAGCTGATAAGGAGGAAATAAAAAAAGAACTGAAATTTCTTATGGGTATATGGAGAAGAATTGAAATGGAAAAAAATTTTCTTCCCTGCCCTAAGTTATTATATAAGGAAATGGATATCACCCAACGAATTGTCAGAGACGTGATACTAAATAATATGGATAATGTTATTGTAAATGACAGGAAAATATATAAAAGCATATCGAAATTAGTGAAATCGGTTTCTGCAGATTTGACAGACAAGATAATATTAGATGAAAATTTGGATATTATGAGTTTTAAAAATGTAGGAGAAGAATTAAGCAGAGCATTAAAAAGGACGGTTAAATTAAAAAGCGGAGGATATATAGTTATTGATGAAACGGAAGCACTGACGGCAATAGATGTAAATACGGGAAAATATACAGGGGATTTAAGTTTGGAAAGTACTGTGTTTAATACTAATATGGAGGCGGCAGAAGAAATAGGTAAGCAGATAAGATTAAGGGATATCGGAGGAATAATAGTCATTGATTTTATTGACATGAGAAACAAAAAGGATATAAATTTAGTTATGGAAAAGATGAAAGAAGTATTGAAAAAAGACAGAACGAAAACAAATTTATATGGAATAACGAATTTGGGCCTTGTTGAAATGACAAGGAAAAAAGCAAGGAATACTCTGTCATCAAAGCTTACTTCCATATGTCCTATGTGTGGAGGAAGAGGAAGAATATAA
- a CDS encoding TIGR03936 family radical SAM-associated protein, with protein MNLRIKFTKKNYLKYISHLDLMRLFQRAFKRCNMPVKHTEGFNPHLKFSIGAPLSLGISSDGEYMDVDLERKVSIDEFIKSMNKVLPEDIRIICGKYVEDKPSLSSVIQWSYYKIEFKIKEELTEDEIKKLMKDYLNCDSIEFVKERKKKGRLQQKIENIRPQVGNIVLKNKEDRIIVLDVLLKTSENGNLKPKDFLSSFIDFYHLSLDDYCVNIHRIDMYGEKENSIFNII; from the coding sequence TTGAATTTAAGAATTAAGTTCACTAAAAAAAATTATTTGAAATATATCTCTCATTTGGATCTGATGAGATTGTTTCAAAGAGCATTTAAAAGGTGTAATATGCCGGTTAAACATACTGAAGGATTTAATCCTCATCTTAAGTTTTCTATAGGGGCACCTTTGTCCTTAGGAATATCAAGTGATGGAGAGTATATGGATGTCGATTTGGAAAGGAAAGTTTCCATAGATGAATTTATAAAATCCATGAATAAAGTATTGCCTGAAGATATTAGAATTATTTGTGGAAAATATGTGGAGGATAAACCGTCTTTGTCCTCCGTTATACAGTGGAGTTATTATAAAATAGAATTTAAAATCAAAGAAGAATTGACAGAAGACGAAATTAAAAAACTTATGAAGGATTATCTAAATTGCGATAGCATTGAATTTGTGAAAGAAAGGAAGAAAAAAGGGAGATTACAGCAAAAGATTGAAAACATAAGACCTCAAGTTGGAAATATCGTCTTAAAAAATAAAGAAGACAGGATAATTGTTTTAGATGTTTTACTTAAAACATCAGAAAATGGAAATTTAAAACCTAAAGATTTTCTTTCCTCGTTTATTGATTTTTATCATTTGTCCTTGGATGATTATTGTGTAAATATTCATAGGATTGATATGTATGGAGAAAAAGAAAATTCCATATTCAACATTATATGA
- a CDS encoding murein hydrolase activator EnvC family protein — MNIKNLNKIFRINTQFYKDRRFYEKQIKRMIIILIIIIIILILKRINSNFSNNVIRIIDKGVNYKFEIKKDGKKIIDFAKNKIKIPDKIVTVFNSFQGKEEYIVPMEGKIYKYFGEGKQVKNKVFNNGIDIIPASEGVAYSIGDGTVSDIEDKNSLGYFVTVDYGEISAVYGQMKEVHVEKGDKVAKGQKIGSLGNLKEGNRYLHFEIRVKGEPVNPEEYINF, encoded by the coding sequence ATGAATATTAAAAATTTAAACAAAATTTTTAGGATAAATACGCAATTTTATAAGGACAGAAGATTTTATGAAAAACAGATAAAAAGAATGATTATCATTTTAATAATAATCATTATCATTTTAATTTTAAAAAGGATTAATTCTAATTTTTCCAATAATGTTATAAGGATTATAGATAAAGGGGTTAATTATAAATTTGAAATTAAAAAGGACGGTAAAAAGATAATTGATTTTGCTAAAAACAAGATTAAGATACCTGATAAAATTGTAACCGTGTTCAACAGTTTTCAAGGGAAAGAGGAATATATTGTTCCGATGGAGGGAAAAATATATAAATACTTTGGAGAAGGGAAACAAGTAAAAAATAAGGTTTTTAACAACGGAATTGATATAATTCCTGCAAGTGAAGGAGTAGCTTATTCTATCGGCGACGGAACCGTATCAGATATTGAGGACAAAAATAGTTTGGGATATTTTGTTACCGTAGATTATGGAGAAATCAGTGCCGTTTACGGTCAGATGAAAGAAGTTCATGTTGAAAAAGGGGACAAAGTCGCTAAAGGACAAAAGATTGGAAGCCTTGGAAACCTTAAAGAAGGAAATAGATATTTACATTTTGAAATACGAGTGAAGGGGGAACCTGTAAATCCGGAAGAATATATTAATTTTTAA
- a CDS encoding septum site-determining protein MinC, producing MSNELVSFKGTRNGICIYIKDGNFSLIKNELDRKLKRSNSFFKGGRISDIKGKALTEEEKSEIKELINDKYKLDINENALASENLEEGFLRDESEGMTKFITTTVRSGQTIEYSGNLVILGDINPGGMISAKGNIVVLGHLRGIAHAGVDGNKKVFVAAYELNPTQLRIADIIARKPDGEVNISKWPEIARVCDGEVVIEPYLLKNK from the coding sequence ATGAGCAATGAGTTGGTTTCTTTTAAGGGAACAAGAAATGGAATATGTATATATATAAAGGATGGGAATTTTTCTTTAATAAAAAATGAGTTAGATAGGAAGCTGAAAAGGTCGAATTCATTTTTCAAAGGAGGGAGAATATCTGATATTAAGGGAAAAGCTTTAACAGAAGAAGAAAAAAGTGAAATTAAGGAATTAATAAATGATAAATATAAATTGGACATCAATGAAAATGCTTTAGCTTCGGAAAACTTAGAGGAAGGTTTTCTGAGGGATGAAAGTGAAGGAATGACAAAATTTATTACTACCACTGTGAGATCTGGACAAACTATAGAGTATTCTGGCAATTTAGTAATACTGGGAGATATAAATCCGGGAGGGATGATATCGGCTAAAGGCAACATTGTAGTACTTGGACATTTGAGAGGAATTGCTCATGCCGGAGTAGATGGAAACAAAAAAGTTTTTGTTGCCGCTTACGAGTTAAACCCTACCCAACTTAGAATAGCTGATATTATTGCAAGAAAACCCGATGGGGAAGTGAATATTTCAAAATGGCCTGAAATAGCCAGAGTATGTGATGGAGAAGTGGTAATAGAGCCTTATTTACTTAAGAATAAATAG